One window from the genome of Pungitius pungitius chromosome 14, fPunPun2.1, whole genome shotgun sequence encodes:
- the LOC119227208 gene encoding protein max-like isoform X3, with the protein MSENDDIDVDSDADKRAHHNALERKRRDHIKDSFHGLRDSVPALQGEKSSVKQASRAQILDKATEYIQYMRRKNHSHQQDIDDLKKQNAALEQQVRALEKAKGNTQLQTNSSSDSSLYTNRKGSAVSAFDGGSDSSSESEPDEPPNRKKLRAEPS; encoded by the exons GCAGACAAGCGAGCCCATCACAACGCGCTGGAGCGCAAACGCAGGGACCACATTAAAGACAGCTTCCACGGCCTCCGGGACTCTGTGCCTGCATTACAAGGGGAGAAG AGTTCTGTCAAACAGGCTTCCCGAGCACAGATTCTAGACAAAGCCACCGAGTACATCCAGTACATGAGGCGAAAAAACCATTCCCACCAGCAAGACATCGATGACTTAAAGAAGCAGAATGCAGCGTTGGAGCAGCAGG TGCGCGCCCTGGAGAAGGCAAAGGGCAACACTCAGCTGCAGACCAACTCCTCCTCCGACAGCAGCTTGTACACGAACCGCAAAGGCAGCGCGGTGTCGGCCTTCGACGGCGGCTCCGACTCCAGCTCCGAGTCGGAGCCGGACGAGCCGCCCAACAGAAAGAAGCTGCGCGCGGAGCCCAGCTAG
- the LOC119227208 gene encoding protein max-like isoform X4, translating into MSENDDIDVDSDADKRAHHNALERKRRDHIKDSFHGLRDSVPALQGEKASRAQILDKATEYIQYMRRKNHSHQQDIDDLKKQNAALEQQVRALEKAKGNTQLQTNSSSDSSLYTNRKGSAVSAFDGGSDSSSESEPDEPPNRKKLRAEPS; encoded by the exons GCAGACAAGCGAGCCCATCACAACGCGCTGGAGCGCAAACGCAGGGACCACATTAAAGACAGCTTCCACGGCCTCCGGGACTCTGTGCCTGCATTACAAGGGGAGAAG GCTTCCCGAGCACAGATTCTAGACAAAGCCACCGAGTACATCCAGTACATGAGGCGAAAAAACCATTCCCACCAGCAAGACATCGATGACTTAAAGAAGCAGAATGCAGCGTTGGAGCAGCAGG TGCGCGCCCTGGAGAAGGCAAAGGGCAACACTCAGCTGCAGACCAACTCCTCCTCCGACAGCAGCTTGTACACGAACCGCAAAGGCAGCGCGGTGTCGGCCTTCGACGGCGGCTCCGACTCCAGCTCCGAGTCGGAGCCGGACGAGCCGCCCAACAGAAAGAAGCTGCGCGCGGAGCCCAGCTAG
- the LOC119227208 gene encoding protein max-like isoform X2 — protein sequence MSENDDIDVDSDADKRAHHNALERKRRDHIKDSFHGLRDSVPALQGEKASRAQILDKATEYIQYMRRKNHSHQQDIDDLKKQNAALEQQVHLLLPIAVRALEKAKGNTQLQTNSSSDSSLYTNRKGSAVSAFDGGSDSSSESEPDEPPNRKKLRAEPS from the exons GCAGACAAGCGAGCCCATCACAACGCGCTGGAGCGCAAACGCAGGGACCACATTAAAGACAGCTTCCACGGCCTCCGGGACTCTGTGCCTGCATTACAAGGGGAGAAG GCTTCCCGAGCACAGATTCTAGACAAAGCCACCGAGTACATCCAGTACATGAGGCGAAAAAACCATTCCCACCAGCAAGACATCGATGACTTAAAGAAGCAGAATGCAGCGTTGGAGCAGCAGG TCCATTTGCTTCTGCCAATTGCAGTGCGCGCCCTGGAGAAGGCAAAGGGCAACACTCAGCTGCAGACCAACTCCTCCTCCGACAGCAGCTTGTACACGAACCGCAAAGGCAGCGCGGTGTCGGCCTTCGACGGCGGCTCCGACTCCAGCTCCGAGTCGGAGCCGGACGAGCCGCCCAACAGAAAGAAGCTGCGCGCGGAGCCCAGCTAG
- the LOC119227208 gene encoding protein max-like isoform X1, protein MSENDDIDVDSDADKRAHHNALERKRRDHIKDSFHGLRDSVPALQGEKSSVKQASRAQILDKATEYIQYMRRKNHSHQQDIDDLKKQNAALEQQVHLLLPIAVRALEKAKGNTQLQTNSSSDSSLYTNRKGSAVSAFDGGSDSSSESEPDEPPNRKKLRAEPS, encoded by the exons GCAGACAAGCGAGCCCATCACAACGCGCTGGAGCGCAAACGCAGGGACCACATTAAAGACAGCTTCCACGGCCTCCGGGACTCTGTGCCTGCATTACAAGGGGAGAAG AGTTCTGTCAAACAGGCTTCCCGAGCACAGATTCTAGACAAAGCCACCGAGTACATCCAGTACATGAGGCGAAAAAACCATTCCCACCAGCAAGACATCGATGACTTAAAGAAGCAGAATGCAGCGTTGGAGCAGCAGG TCCATTTGCTTCTGCCAATTGCAGTGCGCGCCCTGGAGAAGGCAAAGGGCAACACTCAGCTGCAGACCAACTCCTCCTCCGACAGCAGCTTGTACACGAACCGCAAAGGCAGCGCGGTGTCGGCCTTCGACGGCGGCTCCGACTCCAGCTCCGAGTCGGAGCCGGACGAGCCGCCCAACAGAAAGAAGCTGCGCGCGGAGCCCAGCTAG